DNA from Strix aluco isolate bStrAlu1 chromosome 2, bStrAlu1.hap1, whole genome shotgun sequence:
CTATGGGGAAAAGGCACCAGAAAGCCGTGTGCTGGGTgtctcccagcccagctctgaggttggggtgggatggggagaaggcagcaatggcgggggggggggggggttgatgGGTGgtaatatggggggggggggctaatttgggggtgggaggagttTTGGGGGGCCAAGATGTGACACCTGGGCAAGTGGTGGTGATGTTTGGAGGATGCTGGTGGGAGGATGCCAGGATGATGCTGGTGGGTTGATGTTGGGATGATGCTGGTAGGATGATACTGGTGGGAGGATGATACTGGTGGGAGGATGATACTGGTGGGAGGATGATGCTGGTGGGATGATGCTGGGATGATGTTGGTGGGATGATACTGGGATGATATTGGGATGATGTTGGTGGGTGATACTGGGATGATGCTGGGATGATGTTAGTGGGATGATGTTGGCGGGAAGATGCTGAGATGATGTTGGGATGATGTTGGTGGGATGATGGTGGGAGGATACTGAGATAAAACTGGGAAGATgctctgggatgctgctggggaaCAGGGGAGCCACAGGGGGACCATCTGACAGCCTGTTGGGGTTCTGCACTTGGCAGGGGCCGAGAAGCTGAGCGAGGCAGAGAAGCGAGATCCCTCGCGCCCTCGCGCCCCCGCCCTCGCCCTTTCCAAACCCAAGATGCTGGTGATCAGCGGGGGGGACGGCTACGAGGATTTCCGCCTGACCAGCAGCAGCGAGACGGTGGGCCGGGACGACAGCACCAACCACCTCCTCCTCTGGAGAGCGTGAACGGCCGtggccccccccccggggccaccCCAGTGAGGAACGGGGGGTGCTGGCCCCCCTATATGCAGAGGTGGGGGGTCCTGAtccccctccccgccaccccccgccccagcgcCTCTCATCTCCAACCCGGCTGCTCTCTGTGTGCTCGGGGTTGGGGGGGATGAGCCCCCGCCCTCCCACCATCCCCCCAGCCACCACACCggacttggggggggggacacacacactcacacacaccgCTTTTGGGGCGTGGagaagatggggaggggggatgcGTTGGTTTTGGAAGGCGCTAGCGAAGGAGGAAGGCGTTAAGAGCATCCCTGGGGACCGGCCGGAGGATGCTGTACAGCCAGGAACCTGCCTTGCTCTCCGGTTTTGTGTGTGCCTGCttcggggccgggggggggtgtcACGGCGCtgtcaccccctccctcccctccccctggaCCCCCGGCCACGCCGCGGGACCACCCCAGGGACAATACGCCCGcggtgtcccccccaccccgggcctcCTGCTAACCCGCTCGCTCCATCGCCAGCACCCAGATagctctgtttgtttgtttgtttgttttaaatatatatatattatatatatataaacatccttatttatttggggggggggttgggggggtcagGCGCATCATCACGGCGCTGCCAGTCCCTCTGCTCCAGATTTGGGGGATGAAAACCTTCCCGGTTCATCACCCCAAGGCCGAGCTGGACCCCACTGATGGAGCTGGAACCCCGCAGGGATGCTGGTGGAGGGGGGGATCTGAtagagggaagggggaggaaattGGGGGGATCCCCCCCTCAAATGTCTGTGATTCCCATGGGATTTCACAGCCTGGGGAGCGGGATGAAGCCGCTGCCGCTGTTCGAAACTTCATCTGGATGGGAACAAGCGTCTTCTTCACCAGACACCAGGGATGTCCCCGCACCCCGAAATCAGGGTGGCGGTGATCAGGACCCTAAAACCAAGACTTTCCTGAACCAACTCTCCTGCCCGCCctccattttccccttttttcccccctttttcctgcTTTCATCCCAGGGTCCAGGTGAGGCTGGGTGCTCGCAGACCTGGGCACACTGGTGTCCCCATGGGAGAGGTGACAACCGGGGTGGTGGGACTGAAccagggtgtccctgtccccatgcgGCCCAGGGAGTGACGCACGTCCCACGTCCGTCTGTCCATCCAGGCGGGGTTGGTGGGGGGGTATAAGGAGGATAttttgggaagggaagggggaattTCGGTCACTATGGGGACTCTTTGTCATTAAAGGTCACCCGTGTCAGAATGAAGCTGGCGTGGTCTCGTCCTTCGCTTCGGagtggggggagggtggggggagggtgagGACGGGGGatgttgggggtgggggaggtccCTCCTTTGTGCCACCGAGTGTCCCCCAGCGGTGACAGACAGACAAACAGCCAGAATGGGGGACACTGTCACCCCGTCAGCCCCCGGGGAGCACCGAggtgaggaggggaggggggcaccAGGTCCCGGCCGCGACGAGGGTGTTCCCAGGGTGGGAAATTGTCCCCAGGGAATGGGGTTGGAGCCAATGGGGGGTGCGCTGAGAGCAGGTAGGAAAGCAGGgtgcagcacccaggggtgcccccGCAGAGCGCCCCCCCGCGAACCGATAGGGTgcaaaaaatcttcttttttaaaaaaaaaaatcctgctcagTAGGTAAAAACCCACCGCgatcttgtatttttttccaaattttcccccccagcacccccaaatcccgacccccccccagctcccgccGCGCCCGGCAGAGGGCGCTGCccgcggggagggcggggcgAAGCGCGGGAGGGGGCGTGGCCTCGTTGCGTGACGCCACCAAAGGGGCGGGGCGTGCGGGAGGAGCGCGCCCGGCGGGTTCATTCATAAGGAACAGGCGGCgctcggcggggcggccccgcagcggggggggggcaggtaaGGGGCACCCCCGGCTGGGTTACCCCCCTCTGCCCCGGGGGATGGGGGCTCATTCCGAGCGGGGGGGGGGCTCACTTCGCCTTAAAGGGTTATTCTgcccccccggggcgggggctgggtTTGGGGTTGCTGCATCTTCAGGCTGtgcaaggcgggggggggggctgctttTTGGGGTGCTTGACCCCCTGTTTGTTATTAAAAAGGGTGGTGTGGGGGGAGATTATTGCGTGACCTTATCCATAAGCagggtatggggggggggggacgacttCACCTTGGTGCTGCCTGAAGTGGGGTGCGGTGGTTGGACACCCTGGTGctgtctccagctgctgcagagcgaaTGTAGGTTGAAATaaagggtggggaggggaaaaagtaGGTTAAGAAAAACTCAGCAGTAGCTGCCTGAAAAAAGAGGCAGGAACTGGgtcagggtttggggtttggttggttttggttttttttttttgccggaGCTGGAAAATCACAGGGCTCCCAGCCAAAGACCTGCCTCAGCCGGGATGCTGCGGTGAGGGGCTGCACCCCAAAATGGGGCtggagcctgctgctgcctgggcgTTCGTGCCAGCGATGCCTCTGGGATCATTTGACTTTAATGTTGGATTTTTGTGATGGTTTGGCTGTTCCCACAGTTCTGATGGGGCCCGGGGGGGGTGCGATAACGCTGAGTTTTGCGCTGTCTGCCAGAAAATCCCCCTCCTTGTCCCAAGCCGCCTCCAAGAACCGTTCCCCAAAGTGTTTCTGAACAGTCGCTCCTTTTTTTTCCCGTTTATCTGCAGGAGCCATCAGCCGAAACCCTGTTCCCCCATAGGGAGGGGAAGCCCTCACCGGAATCCCGGCGGGCAGCTTTGGGTTACGGGCTGTGTTAAGGGGGGGCTGGGAATAAAAGGCTTGTGTGAGCCGGTGGGATTTGGGGGGTCCCCAGTGTGTTTACATCAATGCACCAGCCAAGTGGGGTACGGGGCTGGTGGAAGTTGGGGCATCCCCATAAAGCAGCCGGGTCTGGCACTAGTGGggatattttctggttttctctggtTCTTGGGGGGCAAATTAtgttggttttattgtttttccccAGGAGCTTCAGGGCTCCTTTCCACTATGCCAGGGCATCCAGGCATCCCACCATCCCCAGCTGTGGGTTTGTGCCTgcatcctccctccccacctgggATGTCCCTGAGTCGCCCCCAAAAATGGGTGCTGAGTCCTGGGGTGGCCGTGACCAGGCAAAGCTCCGGTGGCAACCAGGTGCTGGCATCCCCCTGGTCCTTTTACCTCCTGCATCTCCATGGCAGGGTCTTGGTCATCTAAGGGATGTCCTTAATCCTTGGATTAAGCTTGGCCTTAGATCTGCTTTACCTGGGGCCAGCCCTGTTCTCGGTGGGGTTTAAATCTGTTTGTCTTGAACCGGTGAGCCGGGATGCTCCGGTGAGCCGGGATGTCTGGGCTGTGCCAGCCCATGGCATCACTCGGCCACGGCTCGTGGTCCCCCAGCCACGGTGGCACCTGCCCATCCCCTTCCACAGCCATTGCCGCTCCTACCCCAGCAGAGCAGCACCCCAAACATCTCGGGGTGTCCCTAAGGTGCTGCTATTAAAGGCTTAAATACCATTGCCCAGAAGGATTAAAATGTTAGGCTTAAACTCGAGTTTTATTAGTGCTGGCTTACAGGGTGGAGGGCTTGCACCAGTTTCACCCTCCCCCCCCATGATTAAGGGGTTCATCCCAAGTCCCGGGGGAATTCAGGAGGTGTCCCAGTGGGATGCCATCGCCTTGGGAACGACGCTTAGCGGGGAGGCGGCACATGGTGGGGCTCAGGCTGGCCAGGGCACCCCAAAAAAATTGTGGGACCCCATCTTGGCACAGACGGTGTAGTGAAGATGGGGCTTGGTGGCACTTGGTTTGGGGGTGCAGCTCCCCAGAAGAGGAGAAGGCCTGGTTGGCTTCATGCTGGTGCCCTGGTGTGCTGCTCCCTTACTGGGAGCTACTGGGAGGAACTGGAGCATGGAGGATGCTCATTTTGGGCCGTGCCATCATATCCCAACCCACATCCTATAATTACCCGGCTCTGCCCCGCTtgccccccagcatcccccctccCATgtgtaattagctgcatctcatGGTGCCGACCACTAATTAGGAGAAACTCATCAGGCAAAGGCTGTAACGAAGCTCCGGCGTGGCTCTCACGGGACCGTGACGACCGGGGGAATTTCCATGCAGGCAGTGGAGGCTGGATCCGGGTTTgggttattatttattttttcctcccttctcctgtgctgtcagcatttattttaattttaacaatTAATTGCTGAGCCCAAAGAAGGGATGAGCCTGTGAGAAACACCTTTCAgttggcttgatttttttttttttaatttaaatgtatttatttttgttagtgACTTCATTTCCTTATAGCAGATACATAAGGATATCCTCCGGAGCAGGAAGAAGGTTTATTTAATAGTGTTCAGcatcctctgctccttcccctccttcttgcAGGGTTGATCCCTCTCCAATTCGGGATGGAGTTGGGATCTGCAAGGGAAGGGGGTGATGCCGGGCATCCCATAAAAAGTCTAATAAAACTTTTTGGAGGATTGTGGAGGATCGATGCTGCAGGGATATTTAGGCAGATGCCTTGGAGCATCCCCATAGCGGGAATAGGGCCCCCAGATTGCTTCTTGGCTGGGATTTTTGCTGGCTGGTGACCCCAATGCTCCCCCTTGGGCAGGTCCCCCCGGTGATGAAGAGGAGCGGGATGCGCTGGTGGCTCGTCACCGTCCTGGGGGTGAGTACGGCCTcatccaccccaccccacccctctgCATCTCTGCTTTCGGCTCCTCCGATGCTCAAACCCATCCCAGCTTCACCACCCCACAGCCACAGTGGGGCATCCCAAAATGTTTCTCACACAGAAActtgcagcagctcagccccagggaGATGCTTCATTTGGgtcaagggtgggtttttttccccaaaaattcttcctcctccttttctccccatTGTTGAAGCTGCTGCCAGGGGAGGGGCAATAGGGAGTGCGGCTTCTCCCTTGCTGCTGCCCCTGGGGCCACCGTGTTGTTCCGTGGCTGGGAGATGCTCTTGGCATGGGCCATGCAGGTaccccaggagctggggctgcttcCTCAGGGGGGCTCCACCTGAGCCAGGGTCGCCATGGGTTCGCGTCAGCCATGGTGAGTTTGCCACTGTCATGTCACAGGTGATGGGATTGCATCCGCCATGGTGTGTGCAGCGGGTTTGCACCCATCACATCACTTGTGACATGTTGGCATCCACCACGGAGCAGACGATGAGTTTGCATCCATCGTGTCGCTGGTGATGGGTTTGCATCCATCACAGGGCATGCAGTGAGTTTGCACCCATCATGTCACTGATGAGGGGTTTGCTTCCATCACGGTGCATGCGATGGGTTTGCACCCATCATGTCAGTGGTGACGGGTTTGTGTTGGCTGTGGTGCATGCAACGGGTTTGCACCTATCGCATCACTTGTGGCATGTTGGTGTCCATCGTGGTACATGTGATGTGTTTGCATCCACCACTGTGGATGTGGTGAATTTGCATCCACCACAGTGCAGGTGATGAGTTTGCATCCATCATGTCACGGGTGATGGGTTTGCATCCATCACGGTGCCTGCAATGGGTTTACATCCATCAAGTCATTGATGGTGGGTTTGAATCCGCCGTGGTGCGTGCAGCAGGTTTGCACCCATCGCATCACTTGTGACACGTTGGCATCCACCACGGAGCAGGCAATGAGTTTGCATCCATCATGTCGCTGGTGATGGGTTTGTATCCATCACAGGGCATGCAGTGAGTTTGCACCCATCATGTCACTGATGAGGGGTTTGCTTCCACCACGGTGCACGCGATGAGTTTGCATCCACCACGGTGCAGGCAATGAGTTTGCATCCATCGTGTCGCTGGTGATGGGTTTGCATCCATCGTGGTGCATGCAATGAGTTTGCCACCATCATGTCACTGATGATGGGTTTGGACTCACCATGGTGCATGCAGCGGGTTTGCACCCATCACATCACTTGTGACACGTTGGCATCTACCATGGTGCAGGTGATGAGTTTGCCACCATCATGTCACTGATGATGGGTTTGCATTCACCATGGTGCATGCAGCGGGTTCATCACATCACTTGTGACAGGGTGGTATCCACTGTAGTGCAGGTGATGGGTCTGCATCCATCATGTCACTGGTGATGGGTTTGCATCCATCACAGGGCACGCAATGAGCTTGCATCTGTCACGGTGCATGCGGTGGGTTTGCACCCATCGCATCACTTGTGACACGCTGGCATCCACCACGGAGCAGGCGATGAGTTTGCATCCATCGTGTCGCTGGTGATGGGTTTGCATCCATCACAGGGCATGCAGTGAGTTTGCATCTGTCATGGGGCATGCAGTGAGTTTGCACCCATCGTGGTGACATCCACTTGTGACAGGGTGGCATCCACCACGATGCATGCAGTGAGTTTGCATCCACCACTGTGCAGGTGATGGGTTTGCATCTGTCATGTCACTGGTGATGGGTTTGCACTGGCTGTGGTGCATGCAGGGGGTTTGCACCCATCACATCACTTGTGACACGTTGGCATCCACCGTGGTGCAGGCAATGAGTTTGCATCCATCATGTCACAGGTGGTGGGTTTGCATCCATCGTGGTGCATGCAATGAGTTTGCCACCATCATGTCACTGATGATGGGTTTGCATCTGCCATGGTGTGTGCAACGATTTTGCACCCATCACATCACTTGTGACATGTTGGCGTCCACCGTGGTGCAGGCGATGAGTTTCCATCCATCACTGTCGTGGGTTTGCATCCACCGTGGTGCAGGCGATGGGTTTGCATCTGCCATGTTGCTGGGGACGGGTTTGTGTCTGCCGTGGTCCACGCGAGTTCTGCATCCATCCCGTTGCTTGTGACGGGTTCACCTCTGCCGAGCACCCCCCCACTTCTCCTGCAGGTGCTGAGCGGAGCCAGCGCGGGGGCCGGGAGCTGCGGTGCTGCCAGTGCAGACGGGAAGCCGAGATGCCCGCCCGGAGAGGAGCCCGTGGGGGTGAGCCGTGCCCACCCGTGGCACATCCACCCGGGGGGAGGGTGCAGGATGTGGCCGTCGCTCACCTCCCTTTCCCGCCATGCAGGCCTGCGGCTCGGCGCAGGGGCCCGTGGGGACGTGCCGAGCTTGTCCCCCTGGCACCTTCTCGCCGGGGAATGTATCCTGCTCTGCTCACACCCGCTGCCGGGCCGGGAACAGGGTCCTGGTGGCACCGGGGACGGCGGTGACCGACAGCCGCTGCGGAGGCTGCCTGCCAGGGTGAGCCCAGCCTGGGGTGGGCGGGAGTTTGCAGCCCCGCAGCCACTTGTGGGTCGTATCCTGaccctccctctcccaccccgcAGGTTTTACAGCCCTGAAGGGGAGAGGGAGCCCTGGGGCCGGTGCTTGCCCTGTGCCGTCGCTCCccgcagcaccccggggtgcccaggtgggtgctggggttGGAGGTGTCACCCCAGTTTTGTGGGTGCTGAAAGAGCTCGTGCCAGCGTTTGAGAGGAGACGTGATGTCCTGCCAGGGTGTGGCAGCTGAGAACGCCTCCGCTCACCACACGAGTGGCTTCTGCTTCCCTGGGGGCCAACCCTGCAGCGGGGCTCAGTGGGAAAACGGGATTTAATCTCAACAAAACCCTTCTCTGAGGCTGAGCCGGTGCCTCCCCCCAGGCCGACGGCGAGCCCGCAGCCCTGACACCCCGGGCTGGCTGGCGGGGACCAACGGCACACGTGTGACCCTGAtcggtgaggaagaggaggaagaggaggcggcggcagcgcaGGCGGCCGTGCTGACCATCGTCCCCGTCTTCTGTGCCATGGGCTTGTTGGGCATCCTGGTCTGCAACCTGCTGAAGAGGAAGGGCTACCACTGCACCACTGGCAAGGACCCCCAGCCCGGCGGCACCGGTGAGCCCCCGGTTGTGCCACGGGCACCTTTTGGTGGTCCCCCACATCCGTCTTGTCTCACGCAGCCCATccacagaatcaccgaatcattcaggttggaaaagcccctcgggatcatcgagtccaaccctcagcccgactctacaaagttctcccctaccccacatcccccaacagctcatctaaacatCCCCGTGGCTTCTGGTCCTTGTTGTCCCATGACATCCTGCTCAACTTtgaaagtgggggggggggggtttatcCCCCTGCCCCCCAACTTCTGCTTCCAGGTCCCAGCTCCATCTACCAGCTGGAGGACGCCAACGAGGACACCATCGGGGTGCTGGTGCGGTTGATCACCGAGAAGAAAGGTCAGGGGGGGTCCCTGGAGGGGGGGTGACATGGGCCAGACCCCCGTGACCCCCCATCAtggtctccccccacccccatagAAAACGCTGCGgcgctggaggagctgctgaagGAACATCACGGCCAACAGCCGATGCCACTGGGCTACACCCCCCCAAATAAGTAAGACCCCCTCCCAAGGTTGCACTGAGGAACCTCCCGTGGTGGGACCAACCCCACACTGATGGCAtctccccccctgccccttcccttcccaggctgcacctcctgcctcagtttcccccctcctgccagcaccagcagcacctccACACGGTGCAGGGTCCGGCCCCATGCGCCCGCTGCAGCCAGAAGAAGTGGCCCGAGGTGCTGCCATCAATCCACGTCCCCAAGGTCCCCAAACCCGGGGGTCGTCCCAGCGAGGTCACCATCCTCTCCGTCGGCAGGTAAGTGGGGACTCCCCCAcagtgtgtgtgtcccccccccgccctccagGGTGGGGACAGGCTGATGTGATGCTCCCCCCTCAACAGGTTTCGGGTGTCCCGGATCCCCGAGATGAGGAGTGAGGTGGGGGGAGAACCCACCCACGGTTCCCTCCCCACCGGTAGTGGGATGCGGCCCCCCTGGTTGAAAAGCACCAACGGCCCCCTTGAGGTGAGGGGGTGCGGagggggagggtggtggggaacccccttcctggggaaaaaaggggcTTTAGAAGGCTGGCAGATAGAGCGTTAACTCTGAAGCCTAATGGGGGCATCTGGTGATTTGTGATTTCACCCCCAAGCCTCTTCCAGCAGCTGGGAGGCTTAAAAAAAATACGGCAAAAATTGAGCCTGAAGGGGTTCGAGTCGTGTCCCCCCCACCATTTCCTCACACCCCCCCACCTTTAAGGTGCTGTAGGGGGTTCTggagtgggtgctgggggtgcaggggtgggtgctGGTGTAACGGGGTGCTGCACTGGTGCTGGTGACCCCAGGGTGTTCTGCAGCTGCCGGCGCTTTAATGTACCCCCGTCCCCTCTGCATCTGCACGCTCCCGTACAGCTACACCTATATACACCCCTAGAGCACGCTATAAGCACGTATGCAAATGTCCATATGCCCCTATACACATTTGCATACATTTACATGTATAGTCATGCACCCATACCTGCTCCAAAGgctatatatgtgtatgtgcacTTATATATGCGCACGCACCCATATACCACACCACAGCCATGCCCtcgcacacacgtgtgtgcacccCCCGTGCATGGAAATAGCTATGTGCACGCACACGTGTGTAGATGTGCACACATTGCTGAACacgtgcacacatacacacatgtgtgCGCACGCATGTACCTGCACACACACGTGTGGAGTTATACACATGCCTGCAAACACGTGCTGAGCTCTGTAAGTGTGTCTACATGTGCACACGCACGCAcagatgtgtgcatgtgtggaCCTGCCTCTGCACACATGTGTAaatacagaatcccagaatcatcttggttggaaaagcccttgaagctcctccagtccaaccatgaacctcaccctgaccgttcccaactccaccagctccctcagcgctgggtcagcccgactcttcaacccctccagggatggggactccccccctgccctgggcagcccattccaacgcccaacaaccccttctgcaaagaaatccttcctaagagccagtctgaccctgccctggcgcagcttgaggccattccctcttggcctgccgctgggtccttggctcaagagactcatcccccctctctgcaccctcctctcagggagttggggagggccaggaggtctcccctcagcctcctcttctccacactaaacccccccagttccctcagccgctccccatcacacctgtgctccagaccctgcaccagctccgttgcccttctctggacacgctcgagtcattcaatggcctttttggagtgaggggcccaaaactgaacccaggaatcgaggtgcggcctcaccagtgccgagcacaggggtaagatcccttccctgtccctgctggccacgct
Protein-coding regions in this window:
- the RELT gene encoding tumor necrosis factor receptor superfamily member 19L, with translation MKRSGMRWWLVTVLGVLSGASAGAGSCGAASADGKPRCPPGEEPVGACGSAQGPVGTCRACPPGTFSPGNVSCSAHTRCRAGNRVLVAPGTAVTDSRCGGCLPGFYSPEGEREPWGRCLPCAVAPRSTPGCPGRRRARSPDTPGWLAGTNGTRVTLIGEEEEEEEAAAAQAAVLTIVPVFCAMGLLGILVCNLLKRKGYHCTTGKDPQPGGTGPSSIYQLEDANEDTIGVLVRLITEKKENAAALEELLKEHHGQQPMPLGYTPPNKLHLLPQFPPSCQHQQHLHTVQGPAPCARCSQKKWPEVLPSIHVPKVPKPGGRPSEVTILSVGRFRVSRIPEMRSEVGGEPTHGSLPTGSGMRPPWLKSTNGPLELAPGPGAALGGQ